Within the Candidatus Angelobacter sp. genome, the region CACGCTGCAGGAAATCTTCGACGTCCGGCCGTTCCTGGGCGACGCGGCCGACGCCACGGATCTGGACGATTTGTTCGCGGACGACCAACCTCTCGCGGTTTCACTCCATTTTACAAACGATCTGCCGCAGCTGACGTTCACCGGACTCACCACAGGCAAGACGAACAAGATTCAAATCTCCACCAATCTGTTCGACTGGCTCACCCTCAGCACCAACATAATGACATCCAATTCACTGAGTTTCATCGATGTGACGGCAACGAACGACAGCCGGCGTTTCTATCGCGTCTTGGAATTTCGTTGAGAATATGATTGGCTCCCCACGAAGTTCATTGCATGAAATCCGGGCACACATTCCGGCTCCGCCTTCCGGCGGTTGGTCTGATCTGCTGCACGTCTCTCTTCCCTGCGGGCGTCGTTGCGACTACGCTGACCAACGTTCAAACCGCTTTTCTCATCCTGATGGAAAACGCGAACTGGACGGCTCTGAAAGGCAGTGCTTCAGCCCCTTACATCAACAACACGCTGCTTCCTATGTCGTCGTACTGCGAGCAGTATTACACTCCGCCCGGCCTGCCCGGCAGCCTTCCCAATTACCTTTGGCTCGAAGCCGGCACCAACTTCGGCGTGCTCGACAGCAACGATCCCAGCGCGCACACATTCGGTTCCACCAACCATCTGGTCACCCTGCTGGCCAGCGCCGGCATTTCCTGGAAGGCCTACCAGGAGAACATCAGCGGCACAAACTGCCCGACCTCCAGCAGCGGCCTTTATGCCGCCTACCACAATCCGTTCGTTTATTTCGATGACGTTATCTCAGGCGCAAACGATTGCCTTGCGCACATCCGTCCGTTCGCTGAACTCTCCTCCGATCTGACCAACAACACCGTCGCCCGCTACAACTTCATCACG harbors:
- a CDS encoding alkaline phosphatase family protein produces the protein MKSGHTFRLRLPAVGLICCTSLFPAGVVATTLTNVQTAFLILMENANWTALKGSASAPYINNTLLPMSSYCEQYYTPPGLPGSLPNYLWLEAGTNFGVLDSNDPSAHTFGSTNHLVTLLASAGISWKAYQENISGTNCPTSSSGLYAAYHNPFVYFDDVISGANDCLAHIRPFAELSSDLTNNTVARYNFITPNLCDDMHNSSGCATSDRIRNGDNWLAAALPQILASSAYQNN